One genomic window of Salirhabdus salicampi includes the following:
- the uvrA gene encoding excinuclease ABC subunit UvrA, with product MTMKSIKIQGARAHNLKNVNVEIPKNKLVVMTGLSGSGKSSLAFDTIYAEGQRRYVESLSAYARQFLGQMDKPDVDAIEGLSPAISIDQKTTSRNPRSTVGTVTEIYDYLRLLYARVGRPTCPEHGIEIESQTVEQMVDRIMEYPERTKLQILAPVVSGRKGEHVKVIEQLRKEGYIRLRVDGEMREISEDIKLEKNKKHSIEVVVDRIVVKDGVGSRLSDSLETSLELGEGKVIVDVIGDEELLFNANHACPICGFSIGELEPRLFSFNSPYGACQRCDGLGTKLEVDLDLVIPDGDLTLREHAIAPWEPTSSQYYPQLLESVCRHYDIDLDTPVKDLPKEKMDKILFGSGGDQIEFRYTNERGQIRSNFIYFEGVVNNVARRYKETSSDYIREQMEKYMAQKPCPTCKGYRLKEEALAVLVDGKHVGEITKYSVHEAKSFFESVQLSEKEEHIARMILKEIMDRLSFLMNVGLDYLTLSRSAGTLSGGEAQRIRLATQIGSALTGVLYVLDEPSIGLHQRDNDRLIAALQRMRDLGNTLIVVEHDEDTMLAADYLIDIGPGAGVHGGEIVANGTPKQVMKNKKSLTGRYLSGKKFIPLPKERREGNQKYVEIKGAKEHNLKSVNVKVPLGLMTVVTGVSGSGKSTLINEILYKSLAQKLYRSKAKPGKHQEIRGIEHIEKVIDIDQSPIGRTPRSNPATYTGVFDHIRDVFASTNEAKVRGYKKGRFSFNVKGGRCEACRGDGIIKIEMHFLPDVYVPCEVCNGKRYNRETLEVKYKGKTIADVLNMTVEDALEFFKNIPVIKRKLQTLFDVGLGYLRLGQPATTLSGGEAQRVKLASELHRRSTGKSLYILDEPTTGLHVDDISRLLVVLQRLVENGDSVLIIEHNLDVIKTADYIIDLGPEGGEGGGMIVATGTPEEVANYEKSYTGRYLKPVLERDRQRMEDKIDEMITT from the coding sequence ATGACGATGAAGTCAATCAAAATACAAGGAGCGCGTGCCCACAATTTAAAAAATGTTAATGTAGAAATTCCGAAAAACAAGCTTGTGGTTATGACAGGCTTGTCTGGTTCGGGGAAATCTTCGTTAGCATTCGATACGATTTATGCTGAAGGACAACGTCGGTATGTAGAATCGTTATCTGCTTATGCGCGTCAATTTTTAGGGCAAATGGATAAACCAGATGTAGACGCGATCGAAGGACTATCTCCGGCAATATCCATTGACCAAAAAACAACTAGTCGAAACCCTCGTTCAACAGTCGGAACGGTTACGGAAATCTATGATTATTTACGTCTTCTCTATGCACGAGTAGGGCGCCCGACGTGTCCGGAGCATGGCATTGAAATTGAGTCCCAAACGGTGGAGCAAATGGTTGACCGGATAATGGAATATCCGGAACGAACGAAGCTGCAAATATTAGCCCCTGTCGTTTCTGGACGGAAAGGTGAGCATGTGAAGGTCATAGAGCAACTGCGAAAAGAAGGGTATATTCGCCTGCGTGTTGACGGAGAAATGCGGGAAATATCTGAAGACATTAAGCTTGAGAAGAACAAAAAGCATTCCATTGAAGTTGTTGTTGACCGTATTGTTGTGAAGGATGGTGTTGGTTCTCGTTTAAGTGATTCGTTAGAAACTTCCTTGGAACTTGGCGAAGGAAAGGTAATCGTCGATGTAATTGGCGATGAGGAATTACTATTTAATGCAAACCACGCTTGCCCAATTTGCGGCTTTTCAATTGGTGAACTAGAACCTCGTTTATTTTCCTTTAATAGTCCATACGGAGCTTGTCAACGTTGTGACGGATTAGGAACGAAACTAGAAGTCGATTTAGATCTCGTCATTCCTGATGGGGATTTAACTTTACGGGAGCATGCGATTGCTCCTTGGGAACCGACTAGTTCCCAATATTACCCACAATTATTAGAAAGTGTTTGTCGTCATTATGACATTGATTTAGATACACCGGTAAAAGACCTACCGAAAGAAAAAATGGATAAAATTTTGTTTGGTAGTGGTGGAGATCAAATCGAGTTTCGCTATACAAACGAACGAGGACAAATACGATCAAATTTCATATATTTTGAAGGGGTTGTTAACAATGTAGCACGTCGCTACAAAGAAACGTCTTCGGATTATATTCGTGAGCAAATGGAAAAATATATGGCACAAAAGCCGTGTCCAACTTGTAAAGGGTACCGCCTGAAGGAAGAAGCACTTGCGGTATTAGTCGATGGAAAGCATGTAGGGGAAATAACGAAGTATTCTGTTCATGAAGCTAAGTCCTTCTTTGAGAGTGTCCAATTATCAGAAAAAGAAGAGCATATTGCACGAATGATTTTAAAGGAAATTATGGATCGGTTATCTTTCCTAATGAATGTAGGGCTTGATTATTTAACATTATCCCGGTCGGCAGGTACCTTATCGGGAGGGGAAGCACAGCGGATTCGCTTAGCAACGCAAATCGGTTCAGCTCTTACTGGTGTTTTATATGTATTAGATGAGCCGTCCATAGGGTTGCATCAACGGGATAATGACCGCTTAATTGCTGCCCTGCAACGAATGAGAGACTTAGGGAATACACTGATTGTTGTAGAACATGATGAAGATACTATGCTTGCAGCCGACTATTTAATCGATATTGGTCCAGGTGCTGGTGTCCACGGCGGTGAAATTGTTGCTAATGGTACACCAAAACAAGTCATGAAGAATAAAAAATCCTTAACAGGGCGCTACTTATCAGGGAAGAAATTCATTCCACTTCCAAAGGAACGAAGGGAAGGTAATCAGAAATATGTTGAAATTAAAGGCGCTAAGGAACATAACTTAAAGAGCGTAAATGTGAAAGTGCCTTTAGGCCTAATGACAGTAGTGACAGGGGTTTCCGGATCCGGTAAGAGTACGTTAATTAATGAAATTTTATATAAATCACTTGCGCAAAAGTTGTATCGTAGTAAGGCGAAACCAGGGAAGCATCAAGAAATCAGAGGGATTGAACATATCGAGAAGGTGATTGATATTGACCAATCACCCATTGGTCGTACTCCTCGTTCAAATCCAGCCACATACACCGGTGTCTTTGACCATATTCGTGATGTATTTGCATCCACAAATGAAGCAAAAGTACGGGGTTATAAAAAAGGACGTTTTAGCTTTAACGTAAAAGGTGGTCGCTGTGAAGCGTGCCGGGGAGATGGCATTATAAAAATTGAAATGCACTTCTTACCAGACGTGTATGTCCCATGTGAAGTATGTAATGGGAAAAGATATAATCGAGAAACTTTAGAAGTAAAATATAAAGGGAAAACAATTGCCGATGTTTTGAATATGACAGTGGAAGATGCCCTTGAATTTTTCAAAAATATTCCGGTCATTAAACGAAAATTACAAACGTTATTTGACGTTGGTTTAGGATATTTACGTTTAGGGCAACCAGCTACTACATTATCTGGCGGGGAAGCGCAACGGGTGAAATTAGCAAGTGAACTTCACCGCCGCTCCACTGGTAAATCATTATATATATTGGATGAACCGACAACAGGTTTACACGTTGATGATATCTCCCGTTTACTTGTTGTATTACAACGACTAGTTGAAAACGGTGATTCTGTTTTAATTATTGAACATAATTTAGATGTGATTAAAACAGCGGATTATATTATTGATTTAGGACCCGAAGGTGGGGAAGGTGGCGGAATGATCGTAGCCACTGGAACACCAGAAGAAGTGGCGAATTATGAAAAATCCTATACAGGACGCTACTTAAAGCCAGTACTTGAGCGAGATCGGCAACGGATGGAAGATAAAATTGACGAAATGATTACGACGTAA
- a CDS encoding YojF family protein has protein sequence MKPIQIENVQRELDRFQNRDVYLHLETTNGAYAKHFDKNASNAGAFIRNAQVRFTRAKIVGGTDSYRVGLKMDIGWIYAEGLADWEVTEEDQLLLAGHDAEGRLTVALQISEKPFRY, from the coding sequence ATGAAACCGATTCAAATAGAAAACGTTCAGCGGGAGCTTGATCGCTTTCAAAACCGTGATGTGTATCTTCACTTGGAAACGACGAACGGGGCATACGCGAAGCATTTTGACAAAAATGCTTCAAATGCTGGAGCCTTCATTCGAAATGCACAAGTTCGTTTCACACGTGCAAAAATTGTAGGTGGAACTGATTCATACCGAGTAGGATTAAAAATGGATATTGGTTGGATCTACGCTGAGGGTTTGGCAGATTGGGAAGTAACGGAAGAAGATCAATTGTTATTAGCAGGGCATGATGCGGAAGGAAGATTGACTGTCGCGTTACAAATTAGTGAAAAGCCATTTCGATATTAA
- the bshB2 gene encoding bacillithiol biosynthesis deacetylase BshB2 produces the protein MYHHKHVVVIYPHPDDESFGVAGTATKFHQNGIPVTYLCGTLGEMGRNMGTPLFANRESLPEIRKKELKDACNILHMDVKMLGYRDKTLEFESTDEIAAHLLTYLEDIKPTLVITHYPDYAVHPDHNAMGAAAVKAVGKMDNDVRPELWVQAITNDRHQTLGTPDVNIDTEDVFPTKMEAIKAHRSQAEGMLSRMRESPDFIGEYEEALKRLQFEEFYVWKFND, from the coding sequence GTGTATCATCATAAACATGTAGTCGTTATCTATCCACACCCAGATGACGAGTCATTTGGAGTTGCAGGAACAGCGACAAAATTTCATCAAAACGGTATTCCAGTTACGTATTTGTGTGGAACGTTAGGTGAAATGGGACGAAATATGGGTACCCCCCTTTTTGCAAACCGGGAATCTTTACCGGAAATTCGTAAAAAGGAGTTAAAAGATGCTTGTAACATCCTACATATGGATGTGAAAATGCTTGGATACCGAGACAAAACGTTAGAGTTTGAATCGACAGATGAAATTGCAGCCCATTTGCTTACATATTTGGAGGACATTAAACCAACCTTAGTCATTACCCATTACCCGGATTATGCCGTTCATCCGGATCATAATGCGATGGGAGCAGCTGCGGTAAAGGCGGTTGGCAAAATGGACAATGATGTTCGACCAGAATTGTGGGTGCAAGCTATTACGAATGATCGTCATCAAACATTAGGGACTCCTGATGTGAACATCGATACAGAAGACGTTTTCCCAACGAAAATGGAGGCGATTAAAGCTCACCGTTCACAGGCGGAAGGAATGTTAAGTAGAATGAGAGAGAGTCCTGACTTTATTGGTGAGTATGAGGAAGCATTGAAACGTCTACAATTTGAAGAATTTTACGTTTGGAAGTTTAACGACTAA
- a CDS encoding DUF4097 family beta strand repeat-containing protein, with protein sequence MNKKKREILNKLKAGDISVEEAEELLEKLQDEEFINENMDGKYHSTKQKVKSVIEETIHKLKKTDLDFNFGHYEQVSRVFQYEDQLVSDMDVHIENGTVNVKQWDEPSIRIEINADVYQVENEEEATDALNRHLHVDIQKQTLQIRSNIRKMKWNITLYLPEKSYIHGAVRIFNGPIYMKNAMFQTLNAKTSNGNITIDRGVGVKWELNTVNGNIYTNNVRCEQLQTEAIKGKVHLHGDFQKVDTQVVTGSIVCHWRGSSGYSGFFKSTTGNVDLYVPNNVQIEGQLKTNIGTMICNLPHQVIQSEKELLHSKMRFRTSGNGHDMFYIEAESKTGQVRVEPYIPAN encoded by the coding sequence GTGAATAAGAAGAAGCGGGAAATTTTGAATAAACTGAAGGCGGGAGACATTTCAGTAGAAGAGGCAGAGGAATTATTGGAGAAGTTACAGGATGAAGAGTTCATAAATGAAAACATGGATGGTAAATACCATTCCACAAAACAGAAAGTAAAGAGTGTAATTGAAGAAACGATTCATAAACTAAAAAAGACGGATTTAGATTTTAACTTTGGTCATTATGAACAAGTTTCCCGTGTGTTCCAATATGAGGATCAACTAGTAAGTGACATGGATGTCCATATTGAGAACGGTACGGTCAATGTTAAACAATGGGATGAACCTTCCATTCGAATTGAGATTAATGCAGACGTTTATCAAGTCGAAAACGAAGAGGAAGCAACCGATGCATTAAATCGCCATCTCCATGTTGATATTCAAAAACAAACGTTACAAATCCGCTCGAATATAAGAAAAATGAAATGGAACATTACCCTATATCTCCCGGAGAAGAGTTATATCCATGGTGCTGTACGAATATTTAATGGACCGATCTATATGAAAAATGCGATGTTCCAAACGTTAAATGCGAAAACATCGAACGGGAACATTACAATTGATAGAGGAGTAGGTGTTAAGTGGGAATTAAATACGGTGAACGGAAATATTTATACGAATAATGTCCGTTGTGAACAGTTACAAACAGAAGCGATAAAAGGAAAAGTACACCTCCACGGAGACTTTCAAAAAGTCGATACACAAGTGGTAACAGGAAGTATCGTCTGTCATTGGCGAGGTTCTTCAGGTTACTCCGGATTTTTTAAATCAACGACAGGTAATGTGGATTTATACGTCCCGAACAATGTCCAAATTGAAGGGCAATTAAAAACGAATATAGGGACAATGATTTGCAACCTTCCTCACCAAGTCATCCAAAGCGAAAAAGAATTATTACACTCCAAAATGCGGTTTCGTACGTCCGGAAATGGCCATGATATGTTTTATATTGAAGCAGAATCAAAAACAGGGCAGGTAAGGGTGGAGCCTTATATTCCTGCTAATTGA
- a CDS encoding phage holin family protein, which produces MLKRWILSIVLNAVALIAVAELFRSFHIEGFGTAVLASFILSILNVIVKPILIMLTLPITVLSLGLFLFVINAITLMIAQALLGGSFVIQGFGTALIAAIVISVINLLLNRLIVDTLRNE; this is translated from the coding sequence ATGTTAAAGAGGTGGATATTATCTATAGTACTAAACGCAGTTGCGCTTATTGCTGTGGCGGAACTTTTTCGCAGCTTTCATATTGAAGGTTTTGGAACAGCGGTGTTGGCGAGCTTTATCTTGTCCATACTAAACGTTATCGTAAAACCGATATTGATTATGTTAACATTACCGATAACAGTACTATCCTTGGGGTTATTTTTATTTGTCATTAACGCGATTACGTTAATGATCGCTCAAGCTTTACTAGGGGGCAGTTTTGTTATACAAGGATTTGGCACTGCTCTCATCGCTGCCATTGTCATTTCGGTGATTAACCTTCTGTTGAATCGATTAATTGTTGACACATTACGTAACGAATAG
- the hprK gene encoding HPr(Ser) kinase/phosphatase has translation MAKVRTKDLLDRFQLELVSGKDGIHREIITGDISRPGLEIAGYFKYYPKERLQILGKTEISFINELSRDEKKERMEKLCTDVTPGFVVTRDIDVPKELIEAADDAGVPVMSSPYKTTSVISRITNYLESKFAPFTAIHGVLVDIYGVGVLITGQSGVGKSETALELVKRGHRLVADDSVEIRQEDTDTLIGNAPELIKHLLEIRGLGIIDVMTLFGAGAVRNYKRISLVINLEIWDPDKHYDRLGLDEAKMKIIDVDLPKATVPVRPGRNLAVIIEVAAMNFRLKRMGINTAEQFSQRLSNVIDHDHDEKYE, from the coding sequence ATGGCAAAAGTCCGCACAAAAGACTTACTCGATCGTTTCCAGTTAGAATTAGTAAGTGGAAAAGACGGTATTCATCGTGAAATTATTACTGGAGATATTTCCCGTCCAGGTCTTGAGATAGCTGGATATTTTAAATATTATCCTAAGGAACGGTTGCAAATACTTGGGAAAACAGAAATTTCATTTATAAATGAATTATCTAGGGACGAAAAGAAAGAACGAATGGAAAAGCTTTGTACAGATGTAACACCAGGTTTTGTTGTAACACGGGATATAGATGTTCCGAAGGAGTTAATTGAAGCAGCTGATGATGCTGGGGTTCCGGTAATGAGTTCCCCCTATAAGACGACAAGTGTCATAAGCAGAATAACAAATTATTTAGAGTCTAAATTTGCCCCATTTACAGCTATTCACGGGGTTTTAGTAGATATTTACGGTGTAGGAGTATTAATCACAGGACAAAGTGGTGTCGGAAAAAGTGAGACGGCATTGGAGCTTGTTAAAAGAGGCCACCGTCTTGTTGCTGATGATAGTGTAGAAATACGTCAAGAGGATACAGACACATTAATCGGAAATGCTCCTGAATTAATTAAACATTTGCTAGAAATTCGTGGCTTAGGGATCATTGATGTTATGACCTTGTTTGGAGCTGGAGCTGTACGGAATTACAAACGAATTTCCCTCGTCATCAATTTGGAAATATGGGATCCAGATAAGCATTATGACCGTTTAGGTCTTGATGAAGCGAAGATGAAAATTATTGATGTAGATTTACCTAAAGCTACAGTACCTGTTAGACCTGGACGAAACTTAGCCGTTATTATAGAAGTTGCGGCAATGAACTTCCGCCTTAAACGAATGGGGATTAATACTGCTGAACAATTTTCGCAACGATTAAGTAATGTAATAGACCATGACCATG